The window CCATCCATTTGTGCAGCACCAGTAATCATGTTCTTGATGTAGTCAGCGTGACCTGGAGCATCCATGTGAGCGTAGTGACGATTCTTAGTTTCGTATTCTACGTGAGCGGTATTAATAGTAATACCACGTTCCTTTTCTTCTGGAGCAGCATCGATTTGTGAGTAATCTTCAGCTTGTGCCAAACCGTCTTCTGCCAAAACAGTAGTGATAGCTGCAGTTAAAGTGGTCTTACCATGGTCAACGTGGCCGATAGTACCAATGTTAACGTGCGGCTTAGTTCTTTCGTAATGTTCTTTTTCTGCCATTAATATGACCCTCCTGTAAATTTGCAAGAAGTCCGTTGAGTAAGTAACGGATAATTCTCTGTTGATTATTATACTACTTTCAAAGGTAAAAGCCTAGCTCGTACCCCTTTGAAAATATCCTTTATTGATTATACTAGATCCACAGAAAATGTAAACCTTTTTTGCTCAATATCGGAACTAAAAATCAGAATTTGTTGCTTTTTCATATGCCAAATATTCATATATTTTATTTAAAAGTTTCTGATTTGCTCCGCCTTCCTTTTTTTCAAGGTATTTTCTAAAGTCATGAGCAAATTGGTCAGGATCTTTAATATAATCCCTCAAGCGTGGATAAAGCATCCCCAAGCAAACATTCATCTCACCAATCATCAAAGGTAGCTTACTTGGATCTTGTCTGAAATAATCAGCTAAACTTACGCAAACTTCTCGATAAATTGGACTCTTTTCAAGTAGATCTGTTTCTTTAGGAATAAATTCTTTTAACTCTCCTAAAATATAAACTTGAATTTTTTCACTATATCCAAGTTTTACTAAGTCTTCACATAAAGATAATCTTAATGCGAAGTTAGGAGATGGATCTATTAAAATACTTTTTGCCAAATTAGTAAAGTTTTCTGCATTTAAACAATATAAAAGTAAATAATCCCTTTCCTGGATATATTTAAGCTTTCTAAAGTTGCGCATTATTTCTAGCTGTTTAATTTGGCTAACCGGTTCAACTTTAACTGGTAATTTTTTATCCAGTAAGTATTCAAGTTGGTCTGCTTCAATTGCGTAATGCTGAAAAGCCAAAATCTTAAGATAAGTATCATATACCTTCTTATTAGAAAAAAGGTCAGGCTCTTCCTTAATCAAAGAATATGCCTGATCTCCCTTCTCTTGGCTTAAATATATCTCACATAACTCACAAACAATATCTGAATCATGACCTAACCGTAAAGCTTCAAGCAAATACTGCTTAGCTTGTGGTAAGTCATTATTTTCTTTTGCCTCTTTGGCTAAAAGAAGAAAATTGTCTTGGCTTGCATGTGTCATTAAGCTTTTGCCTTCTTTTGTTCTAAATCTTTTTTATGATGATTTCTTCTAGTTGGGCGCTTTTCTGAATTATTTTCTTGATTATTGCGTCTTGCCATTGCACGGTGTCTGTTTTGGTTAACTTCCATTACAACTGGCAATACAACTGGACGACGTCCTGTTTGCTTGTAAAGATACTTTTCAACATCATTTCGAACATCTTGTTTTAATTCAGTCCAATCAAATTTCTTATGTTCAAAATTATTGTTAACTGCTTCTTTAATTACATCAGCTGCGCCATTCATTAAAGCGTGGTTAGCTTTGATATAAACAAATCCTCTAGTTGAAACGCGTGGTTCTGAAATAATCTTCTTTTTCTTTCGATCAATAGTAACCGCAGCAATAAAGACACCATCATCAGATAAGACTTCACGGTCTCTTAAAACAATATTACCAACGTCACCGACACCAGAACCGTCAATCATGATATCTTCGCCAGGAACAGCATCTGTACGATAGAAACGTCCCTTTTCTAGAGCATATGCATCGCCATTATGTGGCAAGAAAATATCTTTCTTGTTCATGCCGGCTTCAATTGCTAAGTCCTTATGAATTTCAAGTAAACGATATTCACCAATAACTGGGAACAAGAATTTAGGCTTAAGAGTATCAATTAGCAATTGCAAATCACGCCCAGTTGCGTGTCCACTAGTATGCTTGTCTCTTCCCAGTTCCTTAACAGTACCACCTGCACGATAAATCATATCGCTAGTTTGAGCCACCATTGTTTCAACTGAATGTGAAGGAGTAGTAGCAATAAAGACTAAATCGCCCTTCTTTATCTTAATCATGCGATGGCGGTTTGTAGCCATTTTTTGAAGCGACTTAAGAGGCTCGCCCATTCGACCAGTTTCTAAAATAACTAGTTCTTTATCAGGAATCTTCTTTAAATCTTTGCTGTGAACTAGGAGGCCTTTAGGAACATTTAAGTAACCTAATTTCATTGCAGTATAAACAATTTTGCCAGCATCCCTACCAGTTAAGAAAACATGTCTTCCAGTTGCAGCTGCTGCTTGGAAAATTTCTTGAACGCGGACAATGTTTGATGCCTTAGCTGCAGCAATAATGCGACCATCATAATTTTCAAAAATATTATAGATGTATTTTTCAATGCTAGTTTGACGGTCATTTGGAAAGTTTGCTTCAGCATTAGTTGAATCACTAAGAAGTGCTAAAACTCCCTTTTGAGCAATTTCAGATAAACGAACAAAATCAGTTCGGTAGCCTTCTTTTGCTGACGGATCAAACTTAAAGTCACCAGTGTAAACAATTTCTCCTTCTTTAGTAGAAATATCAATTCCTAAAGAGTCCGGAATTGAGTGCGTAGTCTTAAAGAAAGATACATTTGCATTCTTAAATTCAATTTCAGTATCAGCATCAATAACGTGGAAGAGATCATTTTTACGACGTCTATTTTCACGCTGAACCGCAATCTTAGCTAATTCAATAGTTAACTTTGAACCAAAGACTGGAATATCATAGTCTCTTAAGATATATGGCAAGGCACCAATTGAATCAGCGTGACCGTGAGTTAAAAAGATACCTGCAATTTTATCGCCATAATCGCGGAAGAAATCCAAGTCAGGAATTACAACGTCGATTCCTAGCAATGATGAATCAGGATACTTCAAACCTGCATCCATAATAAAAATTTCGTCTTCTACTTGAACAGCGTACATGTTTTTACCATTTTCACGTGCGCCACCCAAGATCATTATCTTAATCTTTTGTGACATTTTTTTGCTTCTTTCTATTTTTTACTTAAATATTATTTATGGATCTTAATGATCAAAACGAAGTTAATCTAATTAATTTTACCATATAATAATATGAATTTGAAAGAAACAAAAAAGCTACTCTTTATAGCAAAGAGTAGCTGAGGTTTATGAATTATTAAGATTAACGACGTAAACCTAACTTGTTGATTAATTCACGGTAACGTTGAATATCCTTGTTCTTCAAGTAACGAAGTAAGTTACGACGGTGACCAATCTTCTTAAGCAAACCAACGTATGAGTGGTGGTCTTGCTTGTTAGCCTTTAAGTGGTCGTTCAAGTTGTTGATATCACTAGTTAAAAGTGCAATTTGAACTTCTGGAGAACCAGTATCGCCATCGTGACGTGCGTATTCTTTGATTAATTCATCTTTCTTTTCTTTTGAAATAGCCATTAGAAAAATACCTCTCTTTTAAATAATTGCCATTAACAACGTTAACCGTCGGCGGCGGGAAAACAGCGTTAATGGTTCCAACAAATAATAATATTACATGGAAGTTTTTAAAAAAGCAAGCCTAAATTACCTTGCACCAAAAGCTTCTATTAAGTATAATTAACGAGTAAATCTATTTTATCGAGGTGATTTTGATGCCACAAATTAAATCAGCAATTAAACGTGTTAAGACTACTGCTACTGCTAACAAGCGCAACGCTGCTGAATTAAGTAAATTGAGAACTGCTGTAAGAAAATTCAACGAAGCTGTTGAAAATGACGCAAAAGATGTCCTCGATTTAGAAGTTAAAGCTGCACGTGCTTTAGATAAGGCTGCTTCTAAAGGTCTTATTTCTAAGAACAAGGCTAACCGTGATAAGTCACGCTTATCTAAGAAGGCTGCTAACAAGTAATCACTTGCTTGACACTTTATATTAGGCAAAATAAAAGCTCGGAGAATTTTCTCCGGGCTTTTTTTGTCGCCTAAATTTTTAATAAAAAAAGTTTCAAGAACTCATCCCCGCGATAAGTTCCATTTTTATATCCAAAATCAAGTTCAATTGCCTGTTTCAGAAGTGCAGTTAATTTATTCAAAGAAACTTTATTCTCCATTGCTAACTTTACTCGATATGGATTTACCTTTAGTTCCTTAGTAATTTGATCTTTACTCCAGCGTCTATTTTGAAGAACTTTAACACATGTCAAAAATTCAATTTGCGATTCAAAAATAGCCAGTAACTGAATCGCACTCGCTCCTTCCCTTAAATGATCATCTAAACGCTGCATAGCTTCTTGATAATTTTTATTAAAGGCTGCTGTTAATATTTCAAAGATATTTTCCGAAAGAGAGCGATCAATATTTTCGTTAATTAAAGTCTCAGTAATCCTCTTGTCTTCACCAACAATATTTTTTAACTTTAAATAGTTGCTCAAAGAAACATCAAGGACCTGATCACTTCTCTGCATCAGAATCTGAAGTGCCATGTTAGTGATCTGATAGCCTTCTTCTTTACTAATTGCCTTAATTACTCCACTTATTTCATAAGGTTTAAGCGTAGTTTCAACGACATTAACATGTTCAAGCAAGAACTTACTAATCTTTTTTCGGCGATCTATCTTTTCATAATTAGCTACAAAAACAACTACATCTTCTAAATCAGCTAGATGTTCGATAATTTTAGTCAATTTTTCAATCTGTTTCTTATATTTTTGTGGGACTTTAGCCATCAAAAAGAAAGGATTCTTAACAACAACAGTTTTTTGAGCACTAAACAATGAAGATTCTGTCAGCGTAGCCATCAATTCATCCAGTCCATCTTCAAGGCAATCAACAATTACTTGATCAAGCTCAGAAAACTTCTTTTGATTGAGATAGTTACGCACCAAATAATCATTAAAGAAAG of the Lactobacillus isalae genome contains:
- a CDS encoding ribonuclease J is translated as MSQKIKIMILGGARENGKNMYAVQVEDEIFIMDAGLKYPDSSLLGIDVVIPDLDFFRDYGDKIAGIFLTHGHADSIGALPYILRDYDIPVFGSKLTIELAKIAVQRENRRRKNDLFHVIDADTEIEFKNANVSFFKTTHSIPDSLGIDISTKEGEIVYTGDFKFDPSAKEGYRTDFVRLSEIAQKGVLALLSDSTNAEANFPNDRQTSIEKYIYNIFENYDGRIIAAAKASNIVRVQEIFQAAAATGRHVFLTGRDAGKIVYTAMKLGYLNVPKGLLVHSKDLKKIPDKELVILETGRMGEPLKSLQKMATNRHRMIKIKKGDLVFIATTPSHSVETMVAQTSDMIYRAGGTVKELGRDKHTSGHATGRDLQLLIDTLKPKFLFPVIGEYRLLEIHKDLAIEAGMNKKDIFLPHNGDAYALEKGRFYRTDAVPGEDIMIDGSGVGDVGNIVLRDREVLSDDGVFIAAVTIDRKKKKIISEPRVSTRGFVYIKANHALMNGAADVIKEAVNNNFEHKKFDWTELKQDVRNDVEKYLYKQTGRRPVVLPVVMEVNQNRHRAMARRNNQENNSEKRPTRRNHHKKDLEQKKAKA
- the rpsO gene encoding 30S ribosomal protein S15; this translates as MAISKEKKDELIKEYARHDGDTGSPEVQIALLTSDINNLNDHLKANKQDHHSYVGLLKKIGHRRNLLRYLKNKDIQRYRELINKLGLRR
- the rpsT gene encoding 30S ribosomal protein S20, with translation MPQIKSAIKRVKTTATANKRNAAELSKLRTAVRKFNEAVENDAKDVLDLEVKAARALDKAASKGLISKNKANRDKSRLSKKAANK
- the holA gene encoding DNA polymerase III subunit delta codes for the protein MTLISLFKQTNPKNANLLIQGPDSFFNDYLVRNYLNQKKFSELDQVIVDCLEDGLDELMATLTESSLFSAQKTVVVKNPFFLMAKVPQKYKKQIEKLTKIIEHLADLEDVVVFVANYEKIDRRKKISKFLLEHVNVVETTLKPYEISGVIKAISKEEGYQITNMALQILMQRSDQVLDVSLSNYLKLKNIVGEDKRITETLINENIDRSLSENIFEILTAAFNKNYQEAMQRLDDHLREGASAIQLLAIFESQIEFLTCVKVLQNRRWSKDQITKELKVNPYRVKLAMENKVSLNKLTALLKQAIELDFGYKNGTYRGDEFLKLFLLKI